From Amphiprion ocellaris isolate individual 3 ecotype Okinawa chromosome 10, ASM2253959v1, whole genome shotgun sequence, one genomic window encodes:
- the LOC111569110 gene encoding nucleoprotein TPR-like isoform X2 yields MAAVLLQALERTELNKLPKGVQNKLEKFVTELLNANEALKTQHERFKADSEQQYFDIEKRLAESQEQILSATRDLQALKEENKKLNEELSALKGIEGETIEDKPQQEQQTKTKYEIEAEKRELVRLLEKRSQEVENLTDDVKRLNEKLTDANKVKMELQLKLDEIQSSAASVQHREKRMEQEKELLEKKIEWLTAELKTKTEELLHTNREKGKEIVELQGSLKSSKEQVNRLESQLSSLKQTSESQNKRAEDLNNKLKQAKDEQSAMEEKYRNELNAHTKLSSLYKGAATDMETKNQELSRAVEELGKLVKESGEANKTLQKKVSEGEELKTRLEAELREKIKKMEKELENATMKASGKHCCAPSLTEEQLDSMCPSAAAIAAIVKPGMKFFDLYNAYAECQTQLQLEKQETRRVSRVLDEIVQEVESKAPVLRRQREEYESMQRSMASLCNKLEQARTEIYSLQKDKEEAKQHCDAQEREKLRTERLLEDTSAQVCSLLAELEEARGNQVTKDDGSSADISSTSEVTSRRQLSFRSVEELQRQNQSLLGRLRELEEENDRQQSQVTSARITELESSVGKLQNELEQLKEQRNQQKQLADSSARQRDMYKALLTQSTGFSLPPQGPDSSSHPAPVRPSVPATRSTPQRAAAAESAQTAQTKAALKQINDAFTLYKKEKAENDRMLNETNDRLQRQLTELRSSQAKLTSQLDFSNKRYEMLQEAVAAYRREISALQERNQKMAATAQRHEHIIHTMSQDLRQANEKLALEEVRVENLTKERDMLRQAESRLSREKEAMMAEQRNQNLLLTNLKTMQLTMERSETDTRQRLNNKIEKLEAELASMKTRLDQEVAQRHTLGRTMDAQLLEAKKQLETQNTLQQKTRELLRSSEQQVAALKTQLASASSSEAVTTSSSVTSPATRAAGLRAPLRVRSPVPANSQQPSQSEQELSEVKGLLRSAEEQNSELAEQLKNANTTVEQYRAVVLTLEDSLKKEKEMRSPLEVRLKESEEVQKQLEKRILEVEKMKQQEQEEKRKAVDTVEKQVSELQRSLKASQAEQQEALERAAAAVTLEQKAIQDSLLQTKLAGEAQAKYERELMLHAADVEALQELKKRSQQEATRKRELEEELKKTSSLMQDKTAALNTVEKQLKEDLSNQSRRCEELGKQNALLHQQMDDMATKSRQLQQQPQQLDLSFSEEGKTTEQILEILRFVRREKEIAVARCDASDGETLRYKQRVEHQDRELKELQEALNAEREKIQASAKTLAQQEEQLKKMESISALQETNRMLKMDRNKLEQELQQAQAKATKLQSDISPLHHSLSVLSEQNGALQADRRLLEEDVKRLKAKVQQLISQQKDGDAEEKQKLTNEREAQQRRITQLAEETAKLKTELARCNASSNSAQSQLQALRDNVARLTSERDTLKKDLETKNTDIVEKNKTITQVKKIGRRYKTQYEELKVQHDKLVDESATKAGSEAAPGQEVQQELNKAQEELNKTREELNKLKEEVQQKQQEAQKSQQELEAAQKENQQTKDKLQEVQNQLTQNQNQLTQVQSQLTQTQTQLQQNQNQLTQSQKELQQAKSHTLQVQNQFKSAQSQTLARQNQIQQLQRELQQAKENLQQNLASQKELQQTQQSSQQSHVQEVNNLKTSLSQAESKVTELQSQLDSVQKTVAEREADVKRLQEQLTEANQANEASRAAQANQNQSTQSIQASEANAASDANQALQEELAKLRQELSECKSREEQLKQQMTDKEEKTKKAFVGAKTKINQLNSAKEQLSQEIEELKQNKEEMEVRMNALKSQYEGRLLRLDRELRELRETQTHPDSREEPQDQSGTKVGDQVRSADQRQISLKSPAQDRGSSSLSEPPTANIRPTPSTPSPSNKPSPSPGSKATPRASIRPMVTPASLTIPTPTATVMPTTQTDSQEVLMSAGASVHSTSSGLVNTPTSITQPTSTQTTAFVQPTQQQAANQDAASSMEAERPSTSSSLIGTAGSKRSREEEEEEEEESRPESSHTTTKKLRLKPSIELQMEGDEEIDGDEGQQQDSPDDSQELPDDSFPVLAEDTEDMEDEGVSQSVPSDQMSSQGPIIVRDVIVIDTDSESRESKEGEERREGDGEEEEDEEEEDEEEEEEYKEEEDDDEEDDDAADSGMRIDESNEESREAEEEGEDEEPSEGNNAEENISGASSGSQRPSEATHSGESSGGVTSESDPPRDPLHIPPTSSSGPSPSSSALTPCLPHTRRPPHALPPRLYIQPPAPELGPPHTQRQSSQLRRPSAGRGPQLTPGIGSMQPFFDDDDRMVPSTPTLVVPHRTDGFAEAIHSPQVAGLSTRFRFGPPEDLLPQTSASHSDLGQLASQGGLGMYESPLFLAAHDEDGGGRSVPTTPLQVAAPVTVFTESLPSDSADNMASQSVPMVTASTGMAAAADDGDEVFMEQEGDGPGIESSLESQTDMESTGQQSDDASLPSTSQDADTSSVTLRRTLAGQPLMSSLSSRGTRGRGETRTLLSRRGTFSRGGRGGTMGRGGVA; encoded by the exons ATGGCGGCCGTCCTGCTCCAAGCTTTGGAGCGAACGGAGCTGAACAAACTCCCGAAGGGCGTCCAGAACAAGCTGGAGAAGTTTGTAACGGAGCTGCTGAATGCTAACGAGGCGCTCAAGACGCAGCATGAGCGGTTCAAAGCGGACAGCG agcagcagtacTTTGACATTGAGAAAAGACTGGCGGAGAGTCAGGAACAGATCCTGTCGGCCACCAGAGACCTGCAGGCCCTcaaggaggaaaataaaaaactca ATGAAGAGCTGAGCGCTCTGAAGGGAATAGAGGGAGAGACCATTGAAGACAAGCCACAGCAGGAG CAACAAACCAAGACCAAGTATGAGATTGAAGCGGAGAAGAGAGAGCTGGTGAGGCTGCTGGAGAAAAGATCACAGGAAGTGGAAAATCTCACAG atgatgtgaaGCGTCTGAACGAGAAGCTGACTGACGCTAACAAAGTGAAgatggagctgcagctgaaactggaTGAGATTCAGTCGTCTGCAGCTTCTGTTCAG CACCGGGAGAAACGCATGGAGCAGGAGAAGGAGCTGCTGGAGAAGAAGATCGAGTGGTTGACTGCAGAACTGAAGACCAAGACTGAAGAACTGCTCCACACCAACAGAGAGAAGGGCAAAGAGATAGTGGAGCTTCAGGGGAGTCTGAAGAGCAGCAAGGAGCAG GTGAACAGGCTGGAAAGTCAGCTCAGCTCTCTGAAGCAAACCAGTGAAAGTCAGAATAAAAGAGCCGAagacctcaacaacaaactgaagcag GCTAAAGACGAGCAAAGCGCCATGGAGGAGAAATACCGCAACGAGCTCAACGCTCATACCAAGCTGTCTTCACTCTACAAG GGGGCAGCGACAGACATGGAGACCAAGAACCAAGAACTGAGCAGAGCAGTGGAGGAACTGGGCAAGCTGGTGAAAGAGTCTGGAGAAG CCAATAAGACTCTGCAGAAGAAGGTGTCTGAGGGCGAAGAGTTGAAGACACGACTTGAGGCAGAGCTGAGAGAAAAGATCAAGAAAATGGAGAAGGAGCTGGAAAACGCTACAATGAAGGCTTCTGGCAAACACTGCT GTGCACCTTCTCTGACTGAGGAACAGCTGGACTCCATGTGTCCATCAGCTGCTGCCATCGCTGCCATTGTCAAGCCTGGCATGAAGTTCTTTGAT CTGTACAACGCGTACGCTGAGTGTCAGACGCAGCTTCAGCTGGAGAAGCAGGAGACCAGGAGAGTGAGTCGAGTGCTGGATGAGATCGTCCAGGAGGTGGAGTCCAAAGCTCCCGTCCTCAGACGCCAGAGAGAAGAATACGAGAGCATGCAGAGGTCCATGGCCTCGCTGTGCAACAAACTGGAACAGGCCCGAACC GAAATCTACAGTTTGCAGAAGGACAAAGAAGAGGCAAAGCAGCACTGTGATGCCCAGGAGAGAGAAAAGCTGAGGACTGAGAGACTGTTGGAGGACACGTCTGCACAG GTTTGTTCTCTTCTGGCTGAGCTGGAGGAAGCCCGAGGAAACCAGGTGACCAAAGACGACGGCAGCTCCGCCGACATTTCCAGCACTTCTGAGGTGACCAGCCGTCGCCAGCTGTCCTTCCGCAGcgtggaggagctgcagaggcaGAACCAAAGTCTGCTGGGGAGACtgagggagctggaggaggaaaacgacagACAGCAGAGCCAAGTGACATCTGCACG TATCACAGAGTTGGAGTCCAGTGTTGGTAAACTTCAGAATGAGCTGGAGCAGCTGAAGGAGCAGAGGAACCAGCAGAAACAGCTGGCGGACTCCAGCGCCAGGCAGAGAGACATGTACAAGGCACTGCTGACGCAGAGCACCGGCTTCAGTCTGCCACCTCAAG GTCCGGACTCTTCTTCCCATCCTGCTCCAGTTCGTCCCTCGGTTCCAGCGACTCGTTCTACTCCTCAGAGAGCCGCTGCTGCAGAGTCGGCACAGACTGCTCAGACTAAAGCTGCTTTAAAACAG ATCAACGACGCCTTCACTCTGTATAAGAAGGAGAAGGCAGAGAATGACAGGATGCTGAATGAAACAAACGACCGGCTACAGAGGCAGCTGACAGAACTTCGCTCCAGTCAGGCCAAGCTCACCTCCCAGCTGGACTTCAGCAACAAGAG GTATGAGATGCTCCAGGAGGCGGTAGCAGCGTACCGCCGAGAGATTTCTGCCCTGCAGGAGAGGAACCAAAAGATGGCAGCAACGGCCCAACGGCACGAACACATCATCCACACAATGAGCCAGGACCTGAGGCAGGCGAACGAGAAACTGGCGCTGGAAGAG GTGCGTGTGGAGAACCTGACTAAAGAGAGAGACATGTTAAGGCAAGCAGAGAGTCGACTCAGTAGAGAGAAGGAAGCCATGATGGCTGAGCAACGTAACCAGAACCTGCTGCTCACCAACCTCAAGACTATGCAG TTGACTATGGAGCGTTCGGAGACGGACACTCGTCAACGACTCAACAACAAAATAGAGAAACTGGAGGCAGAACTGGCTTCGATGAAGACCAGACTGGACCAGGAGGTTGCACAGAGACATACCCTCGGCCGCACTATGGAC GCTCAGTTGTTAGAAGCTAAGAAGCAGCTGGAGACCCAGAACACGCTGCAGCAGAAGACCAGGGAGCTGCTGCGTAGCTCTGAACAGCAGGTGGCTGCACTGAAAACTCAGCTGGCTTCTGCCTCGTCCTCTGAAGCCGTCACCACCTCCAGCAGCGTGACCAGCCCAGCCACCAGAGCTGCAGGCCTGCGAGCACCACTGAGAG TACGGTCTCCAGTACCAGCAAACTCCCAGCAGCCCAGCCAGTCAGAGCAGGAGCTGTCAGAGGTGAAAGGTCTCCTACGTAGCGCTGAGGAACAGAACAGTGAGCTagcagagcagctgaagaaTGCTAATACTACTGTAGAGCAGTACAGAGCTGTGGTGCTGACTCTAGAGGACAGtctgaagaaagaaaaggag atgcGTTCCCCTCTGGAGGTCCGGCTGAAGGAGTCGGAGGAGGTGCAGAAGCAGCTGGAGAAGAGGATTTTAGAGGTGGAGAAAATGAAGCAGCAGGAGCAAGAGGAGAAAAGGAAAGCTGTGGACACAGTGGAGAAACAG GTGTCTGAGCTGCAGCGCAGTCTGAAGGCCAGTCAGGCCGAGCAGCAGGAGGCGCTagagagagctgctgctgctgttacactggAGCAAAAGGCCATACAGGACAGCCTGCTGCAG aCTAAACTCGCTGGAGAGGCGCAGGCCAAGTATGAGCGAGAGTTGATGCTTCACGCTGCCGATGTGGAGGCTCTGCAGGAGCTCAAAAAACGATCCCAACAAGAAGCAACACGGAagagagagctggaggaggaattAAAGAAGACCTCCTCCCTCATGCAAGACAAAACTGCAGCCTTAAACACAGTGGAGAAACAACTAAAG GAGGATCTGTCCAATCAGAGCCGTCGCTGTGAGGAGCTCGGGAAGCAGAATGCTCTCCTGCACCAACAGATGGATGACATGGCCACGAAGAGCCGCCAGCTGCAACAACAGCCGCAGCAGCTCGACCTGTCGTTCAGCGAGGAAGGGAAGACCACCGAACAGATACTGGAAATACTGAG GTTTGTGCGACGGGAGAAAGAGATCGCTGTGGCTCGATGTGACGCATCAGATGGTGAAACTCTTCGCTACAAACAGCGAGTTGAACATCAAGACAGAGAACTGAAGGAGCTCCAGGAAGCTCTGAACGCTGAGAGGGAGAAGATTCAG GCCTCAGCAAAGACTCTGGCCCAGCAGGAGGAGCAGCTGAAGAAGATGGAGAGCATCAGTGCTCTCCAAGAGACCAACAGGATGCTGAAAATGGACAGAAACAAGCTGGAGCAGGAGCTGCAGCAAGCTCAGGCTAAA GCGACGAAGCTGCAGTCGGACATCAGCCCTCTGCATCACTCTCTGTCTGTTCTGTCAGAGCAAAATGGTGCCCTGCAGGCCGACAGGAGGCTTCTGGAGGAAGATGTGAAACGGTTGAAGGCCAAAGTACAG CAACTGATCAGCCAACAGAAAGACGGAGATGCTGAGGAGAAGCAGAAACTCACCAATGAGAGAGAAGCTCAGCAGAGACGAATCACTCAGCTGGCTGAGGAGACGGCCAAGCTGAAGACTGAACTCGCCAG GTGCAATGCCAGCAGTAACTCAGCTCAGTCTCAGCTGCAAGCCCTCAGAGACAACGTGGCCCGTCTGACGTCAGAAAGAGACACGCTGAAGAAAGACCTGGAAACGAAAAACACCGACATCGTGGAGAAGAACAAGACCATCACCCAGGTGAAGAAGATTGGACGACGTTACAAGACCCAGTATGAGGAGCTCAAAGTTCAGCATGACAAG CTGGTTGACGAAAGCGCCACTAAAGCAGGAAGCGAGGCGGCTCCGGGTCAGGAGGTGCAGCAGGAGCTGAACAAAGCTCAGGAGGAGCTCAACAAGACCCGGGAGGAGCTGAACAAACTGAAAGAAGAGGTGCAGCAAAAACAGCAGGAG GCCCAGAAGTCCCAGCAAGAGTTGGAGGCAGCCCAGAAAGAAAACCAGCAGACCAAGGACAAGTTACAGGAAGTCCAGAACCAGCTgacacagaaccagaaccagctgACACAG GTCCAGTCCCAGTTGACCCAGACCCAGACTCAACTGCAGCAGAATCAGAACCAGCTGACCCAGAGTCAGAAAGAGCTTCAACAAGCCAAGAGCCACACCCTGCAG GTACAGAACCAGTTCAAATCTGCTCAGTCTCAAACTCTGGCCCGTCAGAACCAAATCCAGCAGCTTCAGagggagctgcagcaggctAAAgagaacctgcagcagaacctGGCTAGTCAGAAAGAGCTACAGCAGACGCAGCAAAGCAGCCAACAGAGCCACGTCCAGGAAGTCAACAATCTCAAGACATCTCTGAGCCAAGCAGAGAGCAAA GTGACTGAGCTTCAAAGTCAGCTGGACAGTGTGCAAAAG ACGGTTGCTGAGCGTGAAGCAGATGTGAAGCGTCTGCAGGAGCAGCTAACCGAAGCTAACCAGGCTAATGAAGCTAGCCGAGCTGCACAGgccaaccagaaccagagcacTCAGTCCATCCAGGCCAGCGAGGCTAACGCCGCTAGCGACGCTAACCAGGCTCTGCAAGAGGAGCTGGCAAAACTCAGGCAGGAG CTGTCTGAGTGTaagagcagagaggagcagCTCAAACAACAAATGACTGACAAAGAGGAGAAGACCAAGAAGGCCTTCGTGGGAGCCAAGACCAAAATCAACCAACTAAATA GCGCTAAGGAGCAGCTCAGTCAGGAAATAGAAGAACTGAAGCAGAACAAGGAGGAGATGGAAGTGAGAATGAACGCCCTCAAGTCTCAGTACGAAGGACGACTTCTTCGGCTGGACAGAGAACTGAGAGAGctgagagagacacaaacacaccctgaCTCCAGAGAAGAACCACAGGACCAGAGTGGAACAAAG GTGGGTGATCAGGTGAGATCTGCAGACCAGAGACAAATCTCTTTGAAGAGTCCTGCTCAAGACCGGGGAAG CTCCAGCCTCTCTGAGCCTCCTACCGCCAACATCCGGCCCACCCCGAGTACTCCGTCTCCTAGCAACAAGCCAAGCCCCTCCCCTGGTAGTAAGGCCACGCCTCGCGCCAGCATCCGGCCTATGGTTACCCCGGCGTCTCTAACCATCCCAACACCTACAGCCACTGTGATGCCGACGACGCAGACAGACAGCCAAGAGG TGCTGATGAGTGCAGGAGCTTCTGTTCACTCTACCAGCTCCGGTCTGGTCAACACACCCACCTCCATCACTCAACCAACCAGCACCCAGACCACAGCTTTCGTCCAGCCCACCCAGCAGCAGGCAGCCAATCAGGACGCAGCGTCCAGCATGGAGGCAGAGCGACCGTCTACGTCCTCCTCTCTGATCGGTACAG CAGGTTCAAAGCGAagcagggaggaagaggaggaggaggaagaggagagcagACCAGAGAGTTCCCACACGACCACAAAAAAGCTGCGACTGAAACCGTCGATAGAACTGCAG ATGGAAGGGGACGAAGAGATAGACGGAGATGAAGGCCAACAACAGGATTCACCAGATGACAGCCAG GAGCTCCCAGACGACAGTTTCCCCGTCTTGGCTGAAGACACCGAGGACATGGAGGACGAAGGCGTGTCCCAGTCGGTCCCCTCCGATCAAATGTCCTCTCAGGGCCCCATCATAGTCCGAGACGTGATCGTGATCGATACTGACAGCGAGAGTCGTGAGAgcaaagagggagaggagaggcgGGAGGGCGACGgcgaagaggaagaagatgaggaagaggaggacgaagaagaagaagaggag TacaaggaggaagaggacgacGACGAAGAGGACGATGATGCTGCCGACAGCGGGATGAGAATAGACGAGAgcaacgaggagagcagagaagctgaagaggagggagaagacGAGGAACCATCGGAAGGAAACAACGCCGAGGAGAACATCTCTGGAGCTTCTTCAGGCTCCCAGCGTCCGTCTGAGGCGACGCACAGCG GTGAGAGCAGCGGTGGAGTCACATCAGAGTCCGACCCTCCCAGAGACCCTCTACACATCCCCCCAACCTCCTCCTCTGGACCCTCCCCTTCCTCGTCCGCCCTCACCCCCTGCCTCCCCCACACCCGTAGGCCTCCACACGCCCTCCCACCTCGACTCTACATCCAACCTCCAGCACCTGAGCTGGGGcctccacacacacag AGACAATCCTCTCAGCTGCGCAGACCTTCAGCAGGACGTGGGCCTCAGTTAACACCTGGAATCGGCAGTATG cAGCCTTTCTTTGATGACGATGACAGAATGGTTCCCAGTACTCCCACTCTGGTCGTCCCACACCGCACTGATGGCTTCGCTGAGGCGATACA CTCTCCTCAGGTAGCAGGTTTGTCCACCAGGTTCAGGTTTGGACCTCCAGAAGATCTGCTGCCTCAGACGTCAGCTTCACACTCTGACCTGGGACAGCTGGCCTCTCAAGGAG GTCTGGGAATGTACGAGTCTCCTCTGTTCCTGGCTGCTCACGATGAAGACGGAGGAGGAAGGAGTGTCCCCACCACACCGCTACAAGTAGCTGCACCAg TGACCGTCTTCACAGAGTCGCTGCCCTCAGACAGCGCTGACAACATGGCCTCCCAGTCGGTTCCCATGGTAACTGCCTCCACTGGGATGGCCGCTGCAGCAGATGATGGAGACGAGGTCTTCATGGAGCAGGAAGGAGACGG TCCTGGGATTGAATCTTCTCTGGAGAGCCAGACAGACATGGAATCAACAGGACAACAAAGTGACGACGCATCGCTGCCGTCCACCAGCCAAGACGCTG ACACCAGCAGCGTTACTCTGCGTCGCACTTTGGCCGGTCAGCCTCTGATGAGCAGCCTGTCGAGTCGAGGAaccagaggaagaggagaaaccaGGACGTTGCTCAGCCGCAGAG GAACCTTTTcccgaggaggaagaggaggaaccaTGGGCCGAGGGGGCGTCGCCTAA